A window of Oncorhynchus kisutch isolate 150728-3 linkage group LG10, Okis_V2, whole genome shotgun sequence contains these coding sequences:
- the LOC109897450 gene encoding LOW QUALITY PROTEIN: zona pellucida sperm-binding protein 3-like (The sequence of the model RefSeq protein was modified relative to this genomic sequence to represent the inferred CDS: inserted 2 bases in 1 codon), whose protein sequence is MPLRDLFHSTGLHQNQPAFTQGLCKGLPGSRDRRKLNPLLQSKQTFNEPLTWRYPEDPVKEVQLAIDEQRPLPVPASSIAVQCGETAARVEVKRGLLGIGQLIHPADLTLGGCAVTGEDASAQVLIFVTELHECGSTLTMTEDSLVYVFTLRYTPATLGSSRIVRTREVVVWVECHYQRNHYVSSDSVKPTWNPYASTKVAEELLYFSLRLMTDNWQLERPSKEYVLGDNINFEASVVQFFHVPLRVFXDNCVATVIPNANTVPRYAFIENRGCLVDTKLTGSRSQFIPRTMDDTLQFQIEAFRFHVVNTGSLYITCLLKATTASSPIDHGNKACSFSNGFPVGARSVYWSSRHQRKAS, encoded by the exons ATGCCCCTGAGAGATTTGTTCCACAGTACAGGCCTGCACCAGAACCAGCCAGCTTTCACCCAAGGGCTGTGCAAGGGCCTGCCAGGGTCCAGAGACCGACGCAAGTTAAACCCTTTGCTCCAGTCAAAGCAGACCTTCAATGAGCCTTTGACCTGGAGATATCCTGAAGATCCAGTCAAAGAGGTGCAGTTGGCTATTGATGAGCAGAGACCGCTGCCTGTGCCTGCCAGTAGCATTGCAGTTCAATGTGGGGAGACTGCTGCTCGTGTGGAAGTCAAACGAGGTCTGCTCGGTATCGGCCAACTCATTCACCCAGCGGATCTTACCTTGGGAGGCTGTGCTGTCACCGGGGAGGATGCTTCCGCTCAAGTTCTGATCTTTGTCACTGAGCTGCACGAATGTGGCAGCACTCTGACG ATGACTGAGGATTCACTTGTCTATGTCTTCACACTCCGTTATACACCAGCCACGCTGGGCAGCAGCCGCATTGTTCGGACTAGAGAAGTGGTGGTCTGGGTTGAGTGCCACTATCAAAG AAATCATTATGTGAGCAGTGATTCAGTGAAGCCCACCTGGAATCCCTATGCCTCCACTAAGGTTGCAGAGGAGCTCCTCTACTTCTCCCTGAGGCTAATGACTG ACAACTGGCAGTTGGAGAGACCCAGCAAAGAGTACGTCCTTGGAGATAATATTAACTTTGAAGCTTCTGTCGTCCAGTTCTTCCATGTGCCCCTCCGAGTCTT GGACAACTGTGTAGCCACAGTCATCCCAAACGCCAACACTGTCCCAAGATATGCCTTCATCGAGAACCGTGG TTGTCTGGTCGACACCAAGCTGACAGGCTCCAGGTCCCAGTTCATACCTCGCACCATGGATGACACGCTCCAGTTCCAGATCGAAGCCTTTAGGTTTCATGTTGTGAACACTGGCTCA CTATACATTACCTGCCTCCTGAAAGCCACAACAGCTTCATCCCCTATTGATCATGGGAACAAGGCTTGTTCCTTCTCAAATGG GTTTCCGGTGGGAGCAAGAAGCGTCTATTGGTCCTCTCGACATCAAAGAAAAGCTTCTTGA